Proteins encoded by one window of Aspergillus chevalieri M1 DNA, chromosome 6, nearly complete sequence:
- a CDS encoding DUF3176 domain-containing protein (COG:S;~EggNog:ENOG410PR4M;~InterPro:IPR021514;~PFAM:PF11374;~TransMembrane:3 (o70-89i170-189o521-541i)), with protein MDLKKVFNTPQAKQINTWDLTSVSNHASTSQLFPSPGSADDKRSDSAAAQPRIKRGWKYLTMDTWYGETFLLSFSFLSFLAIVIVLAVYDQKPSPSLKWGLKLNTIISILATACKSSLIFVVSEAIGQLKWIWFWTGKRNLKTLQTFDEASRGPLGSVSVLFSRPQKGRALIMLGAAITLLALAFEAFMQQIVSYPVRQVDDHTGQAVAKRNEYLFGLESYDDREEDVVGAIYAGVWTTGFKVDPTCPSGNCTWPPFQSLGWCSQCEDITSKATLTNCTDIPESTNMTEPHVYPCNVTVPEGNSASIPIQVSKTNGVAMLQMPTDMLWTIGIRPPGVFAGVEKPLIVLGHVTMQDYPTRTSSSHPEKDMKIEKATQCVLSPCMRTYSVSVSGGNPITHLSPPDWGELFDDYLDFQYRFNAVLQSETGNITADVSPSFVYNFEYLHYSMKFTTLWNQYGDGMWVQSGQVYEDILRRLQILSPEEIMQNIAASLTKYALENSTETVRGTMSVSRSFVAVEWEWITLPVIILLTSMALFISTVVKNKKHGLNLWKSAILPVLYHGLDDDILRDGPEYASVSQMERTATIPVGFGHSDVRNRLMFRR; from the coding sequence ATGGATCTGAAGAAGGTATTCAATACCCCCCAGGCAAAGCAGATTAACACCTGGGATCTGACATCGGTCAGCAACCATGCCTCGACCTCGCAGTTGTTTCCGAGTCCGGGGAGCGCGGACGACAAGCGGTCCGACTCTGCTGCCGCGCAGCCGAGGATAAAGCGCGGGTGGAAGTATCTCACTATGGATACGTGGTATGGGGAGACGTTCCTGTTGAGTTTCAGTTTTCTCAGCTTCCTCGCCATTGTCATCGTCCTGGCGGTGTATGACCAGAAGCCATCGCCGAGCTTGAAATGGGGCTTGAAGCTGAATACGATTATTTCCATTCTCGCGACCGCGTGCAAGTCGTCTTTGATATTCGTGGTTAGCGAGGCGATTGGGCAGTTGAAATGGATCTGGTTCTGGACGGGGAAGAGGAATCTTAAAACCTTGCAGACTTTTGATGAAGCGAGTCGGGGCCCCTTGGGTTCGGTCTCGGTTCTATTCTCGCGTCCTCAGAAGGGACGGGCGTTGATCATGCTTGGGGCCGCAATCACCCTCCTGGCTCTGGCATTCGAGGCGTTCATGCAGCAGATCGTGAGTTATCCCGTGCGGCAAGTCGATGACCACACCGGCCAGGCAGTAGCAAAGCGAAATGAATATCTGTTCGGCCTTGAATCTTATGATGATCGTGAGGAGGATGTCGTTGGCGCAATCTACGCGGGCGTGTGGACAACAGGTTTCAAAGTGGATCCAACCTGTCCGTCCGGAAACTGCACCTGGCCACCTTTCCAGTCGCTTGGCTGGTGCAGTCAATGCGAGGATATCACCTCCAAAGCGACCTTGACGAATTGCACCGACATCCCCGAGAGCACGAACATGACTGAGCCGCATGTGTACCCCTGCAATGTGACCGTTCCGGAGGGGAACTCAGCCTCCATCCCCATTCAGGTGTCCAAGACGAATGGCGTGGCCATGCTGCAAATGCCCACGGATATGCTTTGGACGATCGGTATAAGGCCACCTGGGGTGTTTGCTGGGGTCGAAAAACCGTTGATCGTGCTTGGGCATGTTACGATGCAGGATTACCCTACTCGCACATCGTCTTCGCACCCGGAAAAGGACATGAAAATCGAGAAAGCCACCCAATGCGTGTTGTCCCCATGCATGCGGACTTACAGTGTTTCCGTGTCTGGTGGAAATCCGATCACCCATCTGTCCCCGCCAGATTGGGGAGAACTCTTTGATGATTATCTTGACTTCCAATACAGATTCAATGCAGTGCTCCAGTCTGAAACCGGTAACATAACGGCCGATGTCTCTCCGTCGTTTGTTTACAATTTCGAGTATCTCCATTATTCTATGAAGTTCACAACGCTATGGAACCAGTACGGTGATGGAATGTGGGTTCAGTCGGGCCAGGTCTATGAAGACATTCTCAGGAGGCTCCAAATTCTTAGCCCGGAGGAAATCATGCAGAACATCGCCGCGTCACTGACCAAGTACGCGCTCGAAAACAGCACTGAAACTGTACGCGGGACCATGTCTGTCTCACGAAGCTTTGTTGCCGTGGAGTGGGAGTGGATTACTCTGCCagtcatcatcctcctcacATCAATGGCACTGTTTATATCCACTGTCgtgaagaacaagaagcacGGACTGAATCTGTGGAAATCGGCTATTCTCCCGGTGTTGTACCATGGGCTTGACGATGATATTTTGAGAGATGGTCCTGAGTATGCATCAGTTAGCCAGATGGAACGAACGGCAACTATACCGGTGGGATTTGGGCACTCAGATGTTAGGAATCGATTAATGTTTCGGAGATAG
- the SED2 gene encoding S53 family peptidase (COG:O;~EggNog:ENOG410PI5I;~InterPro:IPR023828,IPR000209,IPR030400,IPR015366, IPR036852;~MEROPS:MER0078639;~PFAM:PF09286,PF00082;~SECRETED:SignalP(1-24);~go_function: GO:0004252 - serine-type endopeptidase activity [Evidence IEA];~go_function: GO:0008236 - serine-type peptidase activity [Evidence IEA];~go_process: GO:0006508 - proteolysis [Evidence IEA]), whose protein sequence is MLSFVRRGALSLALVSLLTSSVAAEVFEKLRVVPEGWRYASTPNPKQPIRLQIALQQHDVAGFEQSVLEMSTPDHPNYGKHFRTHDEMKRMLLPSDNAVSSVREWLQDAGISDIEEDADWIRFHTTVDQANDLLDANFLWYAHNTQRNTQRLRTLEYSIPSSIAPHVNVIQPTTRFGQIRANRATHSSKPKGGLDELAITQAATADDSSICGDITTPHCLRKLYNVGGYKADPASGSKIGFASFLEEYARYSDLVLFEENLAPFAEGENFTVVMYNGGKNDQNSKSDSGEANLDLQYIVGMSAGAPVTEFSTAGRAPVIPDLDQPDPSAGTNEPYLEFLQNVLRMDQEHLPQVISTSYGENEQTIPEKYARTVCNMYAQLGSRGVSVIFSSGDSGVGSACMTNDGTNRTHFPPQFPASCPWVTSVGATEKSAPEQAVYFSSGGFSDLFPRPQYQDVAVSSYLQTLGSRYHGLYNGSNRAFPDVAAQGTNFAVYDKGRLGQFDGTSCAAPAFSGIIALLNDVRLQNNKPVLGFLNPWLYGAGSKGLNDIVHGGSTGCDGQERFAGKANGSPVVPYASWNATQGWDPVTGLGTPDFGKLKELALSA, encoded by the exons ATGTTGTCATTCGTTCGTCGGGGAGCCCTCTCCCTCGCTCTCGTTTCGCTGTTGACCTCGTCTGTCGCGGCAGAGGTCTTTGAGAAGCTCCGTGTTGTGCCCGAGG GCTGGAGATATGCCTCCACTCCTAACCCCAAACAACCCATTCGTCTCCAAATCGCTCTGCAGCAGCACGATGTCGCCGGTTTCGAACAGTCCGTCTTGGAGATGTCGACTCCCGACCACCCCAACTACGGAAAACACTTCCGCACCCACGATGAGATGAAGCGCATGCTTCTCCCCAGCGACAATGCCGTGAGCTCTGTCCGCGAATGGCTCCAGGATGCCGGAATCAGCGACATCGAGGAGGATGCCGATTGGATCCGTTTCCACACCACCGTCGACCAGGCCAACGACCTCCTCGACGCCAACTTCCTCTGGTACGCGCACAACACTCAGCGTAACACACAGCGTCTCCGCACCCTCGAGTACTCGATCCCGAGCTCCATCGCCCCGCACGTCAACGTGATCCAGCCGACCACGCGATTCGGACAGATCCGTGCCAACCGGGCTACGCATAGCAGCAAGCCCAAGGGTGGACTTGACGAGTTGGCCATCACGCAGGCCGCAACGGCGGACGATAGTAGCATCTGTGGCGATATCACCACCCCGCACTGTCTGCGGAAGCTGTACAATGTCGGTGGCTACAAAGCTGATCCCGCCAGTGGCAGCAAAATCGGGTTCGCGAGCTTCCTGGAGGAATACGCGCGGTACTCTGATCTTGTGCTATTCGAGGAGAACCTCGCGCCGTTTGCGGAGGGCGAGAACTTCACTGTCGTCATGTACAACGGCGGCAAGAACGACCAGAACTCCAAGAGCGACAGCGGCGAGGCCAACCTCGATCTGCAGTACATTGTCGGCATGAGCGCGGGCGCGCCCGTGACCGAGTTCAGCACCGCCGGTCGCGCACCTGTCATCCCGGACCTGGACCAGCCCGACCCTAGCGCCGGTACCAACGAGCCGTACCTCGAGTTCCTGCAGAACGTGCTACGCATGGATCAGGAGCATCTGCCCCAGGTGATCTCGACCTCCTACGGTGAAAACGAACAGACCATCCCCGAGAAGTACGCTCGCACCGTCTGCAACATGTACGCGCAGCTGGGAAGCCGTGGTGTGTCGGTGATTTTCTCGTCGGGCGACTCCGGCGTCGGCTCTGCCTGTATGACCAACGACGGTACAAACCGCACGCACTTTCCCCCGCAGTTCCCCGCGTCTTGTCCCTGGGTGACATCGGTCGGGGCCACTGAGAAGTCGGCCCCAGAGCAAGCGGTGTATTTCTCCTCGGGCGGCTTCTCAGACCTCTTCCCGCGTCCGCAGTACCAGGATGTCGCTGTCAGCAGCTACCTCCAGACCCTCGGTTCCCGGTACCACGGTTTGTACAACGGTTCCAACCGTGCATTCCCTGACGTCGCCGCCCAGGGAACTAACTTTGCGGTGTATGATAAGGGCCGTCTTGGCCAGTTCGATGGCACTTCTTGCGCTGCGCCTGCGTTCAGCGGTATCATCGCCTTGCTCAACGACGTCCGTctacagaacaacaagcctGTCCTGGGCTTCTTGAACCCCTGGCTGTACGGCGCCGGCAGCAAGGGTCTGAACGATATCGTGCACGGAGGCAGCACGGGATGTGATGGACAGGAACGGTTTGCAGGAAAGGCTAATGGAAGCCCCGTCGTGCCGTACGCTAGCTGGAACGCCACGCAAGGCTGGGATCCAGTTACTGGCCTGGGCACGCCGGATTTCGGCAAGTTGAAGGAGTTGGCTCTGTCGGCTTAA
- a CDS encoding putative amino acid permease family protein (COG:E;~EggNog:ENOG410PWKQ;~InterPro:IPR002293,IPR004840;~PFAM:PF13520,PF00324;~TransMembrane:12 (i47-66o78-100i128-151o171-192i204-226o252-276i288-311o336-358i391-409o415-438i459-477o489-507i);~go_component: GO:0016020 - membrane [Evidence IEA];~go_component: GO:0016021 - integral component of membrane [Evidence IEA];~go_function: GO:0022857 - transmembrane transporter activity [Evidence IEA];~go_process: GO:0006865 - amino acid transport [Evidence IEA];~go_process: GO:0055085 - transmembrane transport [Evidence IEA]): MDSESQTQTQTHDASSPFPPDPSGDAPTKPNTNENDPTQNQGLTLKFTPWSMLCLAFSVLGTYSTFAQDLSSGLTNGGPITILWGLVLVTACNLAVALSLGELTSSMPTALGQAYWVHRMWGTRTGRVVSYMCAWINVFGWWTLGASMIAFMTDFTLGLRALFGQGESAGWLKFVLYVVFTFILTVVNVVSCRRDRILPWLNNFVGAWFIALFGILSLAMLIGVGVRDNRTFQSGTFVFGAWINATGWSDGVVWFTGLVQAAYGLTAFDSVIHMVEEIPSPRTNAPRIIYLAVASGAITGFIFMVVCLFCIQDVDGVVNASLPFVTLMNETVGRDAATTLLVLFIFNGLGQGISILTTSSRLTWGFARDGGLPFSTYLSHIDPVWKAPVRALWAQGVLIALVGVLYLFADTVLEAILSVSTIALTISYGIPIAVLLFITGRENLPLGCKFHLGRWGSTLNYVSLVYCCVTTVFFFFPGTPQPNVAEMNWAIAVFGVMLVISCVFWGVKGWRTYLRTEEAGMRMLVARELEQELEDEAEEERQAVNAGKK; the protein is encoded by the coding sequence ATGGACTCCGAAAGCCAAACCCAGACCCAGACCCATGATGCCTCCAGCCCCTTTCCCCCGGATCCATCCGGGGACGCACCAACCAAACCCAACACCAACGAAAACGATCCCACCCAGAACCAAGGATTAACCCTCAAATTCACACCATGGAGCATGCTCTGCCTCGCCTTCTCCGTCCTCGGCACCTACTCCACCTTCGCGCAGGACCTCTCTTCGGGTCTTACGAATGGCGGGCCCATAACGATCCTCTGGGGCTTGGTGCTAGTCACAGCGTGCAATCTCGCCGTCGCGCTATCACTCGGTGAGCTGACGAGCTCCATGCCCACGGCGCTGGGACAGGCGTACTGGGTTCATCGGATGTGGGGGACGAGGACTGGGAGGGTAGTGAGTTATATGTGTGCGTGGATTAATGTGTTTGGGTGGTGGACGTTGGGAGCGAGTATGATTGCGTTTATGACGGATTTCACCCTCGGTCTTAGGGCACTGTTTGGACAGGGGGAGAGTGCGGGTTGGTTGAAGTTTGTGCTGTATGTGGTGTTTACTTTCATCCTGACGGTGGTTAATGTGGTGAGTTGTCGACGGGATCGGATATTGCCGTGGTTGAATAATTTCGTCGGGGCGTGGTTTATCGCGTTGTTTGGGATACTCTCGTTGGCGATGTTGATCGGGGTAGGTGTGAGAGATAATCGGACCTTCCAGTCTGGGACGTTCGTCTTTGGGGCGTGGATCAACGCGACTGGCTGGAGCGACGGTGTTGTCTGGTTCACCGGCCTCGTGCAAGCAGCATACGGTCTCACGGCATTCGACTCGGTGATCCACATGGTCGAGGAGATTCCGTCCCCACGCACAAACGCTCCCAGGATCATCTACCTCGCCGTGGCCTCCGGCGCAATCACGGGCTTCATCTTCATGGTCGTGTGTCTCTTCTGCATCCAGGACGTGGACGGCGTCGTCAACGCCTCGCTGCCCTTCGTCACCCTCATGAACGAAACCGTCGGCCGCGACGCCGCCACCACCCTCCTCGtgctcttcatcttcaacggCCTCGGCCAGGGCATCAGCATCCTCACCACTTCCTCCCGTCTTACCTGGGGCTTTGCGCGCGATGGCGGATTACCTTTCAGCACGTACCTCTCGCATATTGACCCCGTCTGGAAAGCACCCGTGCGTGCGCTCTGGGCGCAGGGTGTCCTCATCGCGCTAGTCGGGGTATTATACCTCTTCGCGGACACCGTGCTCGAAGCAATCCTCAGCGTCAGCACAATCGCACTGACAATCTCCTACGGTATTCCCATCGCCGtgctcctcttcatcacGGGTCGTGAGAACCTCCCCTTGGGGTGTAAATTCCACCTCGGCCGCTGGGGGAGTACACTCAACTACGTGAGTCTGGTGTATTGCTGTGTGACGACGgtgtttttcttcttcccggGCACGCCGCAGCCGAATGTTGCAGAGATGAACTGGGCGATTGCGGTGTTTGGGGTTATGTTGGTGATTTCGTGTGTGTTTTGGGGGGTGAAGGGGTGGAGGACGTATTTGCGGACCGAGGAGGCGGGGATGAGGATGCTTGTTGcgagggagttggagcaggaattggaagatgaggctgaagaagaacgaCAAGCTGTGAACGCGGGTAAAAAGTAG
- a CDS encoding uncharacterized protein (COG:L;~EggNog:ENOG410Q2Y9;~InterPro:IPR011598,IPR036638;~PFAM:PF00010;~go_function: GO:0046983 - protein dimerization activity [Evidence IEA]), whose amino-acid sequence MSFYQPSLDAIKGPDPLTDNWTYDSAIDLFSWNPMMPDPFTFDLPDDLMNFESKDLSAGMVAPSDISGFVIGNHMGEDAASISDPESDDHPWSPSAHAAFPELSPVTSTEQVHQETARYSTTPDATSPQEQPSSPPTRSTRRRSSADGPVRNAAKRAAHNVIEKRYRTNMNAKFVALEKAMNGDNGVQKSSRGGGSASLKKSEILSNAIAYMHGLQEENRYLQKELAIVKQNLVPAGVWRGAPSCKRETSYR is encoded by the exons ATGTCCTTCTACCAGCCTAGTCTAGACGCTATCAAGGGTCCCGATCCTTTGACCGACAATTGGACTTATGATAGTGCCATTGATCTCTTCTCTTGGAATCCTATGATGCCCGATCCTTTTACTTTTGACCTGCCCGACGATCTCATGAACTTCGAATCTAAGGATCTGTCTGCGGGCATGGTCGCTCCATCGGACATTAGTGGCTTTGTTATTGGCAACCATATGGGCGAGGACGCTGCCTCGATATCT GACCCCGAGAGTGATGACCACCCATGGTCCCCCTCTGCCCATGCAGCTTTCCCCGAGCTCTCTCCCGTCACCTCGACAGAACAAGTCCATCAAGAAACCGCTCGATACTCAACTACCCCCGATGCCACCTCACCTCAAGAACAACCCTCCTCGCCACCAACACGATCTACTCGTCGCCGATCATCGGCTGACGGCCCCGTCCGCAACGCCGCCAAACGAGCCGCCCACAACGTCATTGAAAAACGCTACAGAACCAACATGAACGCTAAATTCGTCGCACTCGAGAAAGCAATGAATGGCGATAACGGCGTGCAGAAATCGTCAAGGGGCGGAGGTTCCGCGTCGCTTAAGAAATCCGAGATACTCTCGAATGCTATCGCCTATATGCATGGATTGCAGGAGGAAAATCGGTATCTACAAAAGGAGCTGGCCATCGTTAAACAGAATCTGGTGCCGGCAGGGGTATGGCGGGGTGCTCCTAGTTGTAAACGGGAGACGAGTTATCGTTAG
- the PDC1_2 gene encoding pyruvate decarboxylase 1 (COG:H;~EggNog:ENOG410PHI5;~InterPro:IPR012001,IPR012000,IPR029061,IPR029035;~PFAM:PF02776,PF00205;~go_function: GO:0000287 - magnesium ion binding [Evidence IEA];~go_function: GO:0030976 - thiamine pyrophosphate binding [Evidence IEA]) has product MTENQNLETPMELVQYLYSRLAQLGIGTVYGSLFEYDNSIVAAASKAGLKYARSFNEVHAAFAADAYARVKGISALITTHSSPESTANDILFGAHADNIPVVHIVGYPSTKQDENREIIRRLLRQGQIGSIDQALAYNSVVVLGIFDHIAYAPRRIDDALSDCLISSRPVYIGLPMAYAKCLIEGKLLQSPVFRAVPRNDPRKEEHVTEVILRYLVSAKDPVIIVDGGVIKQAIQSQVQEFVKRTKLPTFVTIEGRHAIDASLPNHGGLYAGLQSAPGIKERVDASDLVIQFGALKTHVNTTRHLHFLKFHNKIEIYMDEHLVGRTISYGLRARGLLKSILSRLDEVDLNPGPVPQSGGIDDPLHRLDFNPHDDDGELITRDVLCLRIMKWMRDGDLLINHFPIEDAQNYVHHPIWERKDVSFGACLGACCSANELGSTSRVIVLIDVASFQHASRELATILSLGLCAIVYVP; this is encoded by the exons ATGACAGAAAACCAAAATCTGGAGACTCCCATGGAGCTTGTGCAATATCTCTACTCCAGACTCGCCCAGCTAGGTATCGGCACCGTCTATGGCAGCCTATTCGAATACGATAACTCGATTGTAGCAGCTGCGAGTAAAGCAGGTCTCAAGTACGCCAGGAGCTTCAACGAAGTGCACGCGG CATTTGCAGCAGACGCCTACGCCCGCGTCAAAGGCATCTCAGCGCTCATAACCACCCACAGCTCCCCTGAATCGACAGCCAACGATATCCTCTTCGGAGCACACGCAGACAATATCCCCGTCGTGCACATCGTTGGCTATCCGTCTACGAAGCAGGATGAAAATCGTGAGATCATTCGACGGTTGCTGCGACAGGGACAGATTGGCTCGATCGATCAGGCCCTCGCCTACAACAgtgtggtggtgctgggAATCTTTGATCACATCGCCTACGCGCCCAGACGGATTGACGATGCGTTAAGTGATTGCTTGATCAGTTCTCGTCCGGTATACATTGGGCTTCCTATGGCGTATGCGAAATGTTTGATCGAGGGGAAGTTGCTTCAGAGTCCTGTTTTTAGGGCCGTGCCGCGAAATGACCCGAGAAAGGAGGAGCATGTCACAGAGGTTATCTTGCGCTATCTTGTTTCCGCCAAGGATCCGGTTATTATTGTCGACGGTGGTGTTATAAAACAGGCTATCCAGTCGCAGGTGCAGGAATTTGTCAAGAGAACCAAATTGCCCACCTTTGTCACGATCGAAGGCCGACATGCTATTGATGCCTCGCTTCCAAATCACGGTGGTCTGTACGCTGGATTGCAATCTGCTCCAGGTATTAAAGAGCGTGTTGACGCCTCCGACCTAGTCATCCAATTTGGAGCCCTCAAAACTCATGTCAACACAACCCGTCATCTTCACTTCCTCAAATTCCATAACAAGATCGAAATCTACATGGATGAACACCTCGTTGGCCGTACGATAAGCTATGGCCTACGCGCGCGGGGTTTGCTTAAATCCATACTTAGCCGTCTCGACGAAGTCGATCTTAATCCCGGCCCGGTCCCACAAAGCGGAGGCATCGACGATCCGTTACACCGTCTCGACTTCAACCCTCATGATGACGACGGCGAGCTTATTACCAGAGACGTCCTATGTCTCCGAATAATGAAATGGATGCGCGACGGCGATCTCCTCATCAATCATTTCCCCATTGAAGATGCCCAGAACTACGTCCACCACCCCATCTGGGAACGAAAGGACGTATCCTTTGGAGCATGTCTAGGAGCCTGCTGCTCTGCGAACGAACTAGGCTCAACAAGCCGAGTCATAGTGCTCATCGACGTGGCAAGTTTCCAACATGCCTCGCGGGAGCTAGCTACTATCCTGAGCCTGGGATTGTGTGCTATTGTGTACGTCCCTTAA
- a CDS encoding uncharacterized protein (COG:G,M;~EggNog:ENOG410PKT0;~InterPro:IPR036291,IPR008030;~PFAM:PF05368): MTPKIGVFPASGSLATSIINHLLRLVPASELLLIARYPDKLAHLSRDGATIRYADYDEPETLDRVFDGVGVLMLVSYASFEIDHRIQAHKRAIDSAVRSRVQQIFYSSLAFGGDLATASAAHVMGAHLATEQYLADLNPGYFFNYTAIREGIYSESFPIYTAWFEPSDPSSPPNNEITIPHDGSGPGVAWAKRDELGEATAKMIISYVKNPEGFPYVNRVVLLSGPREVSLRETVEVLGRVTGKPLKIREVSVEEYAALPQIGDRHMYHGRDLAVEWTSAWEGIQRGETAVTTGVLEKWLEREPEEYETTITKFIKGQ, translated from the exons ATGACACCCAAAATCGGCGTCTTCCCCGCCTCCGGCAGCCTCGCAACCTCCATCATAaaccacctcctccgcctcgtcCCCGCCAGCgaactcctcctcatcgcccGCTACCCCGACAAACTCGCCCACCTCAGCCGCGACGGCGCAACAATTCGCTACGCCGACTACGATGAGCCGGAGACGCTGGACAGAGTGTTCGACGGGGTGGGCGTGCTGATGTTGGTTTCCTATGCGTCGTTTGAGATTGATCATCGTATCCAG GCACACAAGCGCGCAATCGACAGCGCCGTCCGCAGCCGCGTCCAACAAATCTTCTACTCTTCCCTCGCCTTCGGCGGCGACCTAGCCACCGCCTCCGCCGCACACGTAATGGGCGCGCACCTCGCAACCGAACAATACCTCGCCGACCTGAACCCGGGCTACTTCTTCAACTACACCGCCATCCGCGAGGGCATATACTCGGAGTCCTTCCCGATATACACAGCGTGGTTCGAGCCTTCGGACCCGTCCTCGCCGCCGAACAACGAGATCACAATCCCGCACGACGGGTCCGGTCCCGGCGTGGCGTGGGCGAAGCGTGATGAGCTGGGCGAGGCGACTGCGAAGATGATTATCTCGTATGTGAAGAACCCCGAGGGGTTCCCGTATGTGAATCGGGTGGTGTTGCTTTCTGGGCCGCGGGAGGTGAGTTTGAGGGAGACGGTTGAGGTGTTGGGGAGGGTTACTGGGAAGCCATTGAAGATAAGGGAGGTTTCGGTGGAGGAGTATGCGGCGCTGCCGCAGATTGGGGATAGGCATATGTATCATGGAAGGGATTTGGCGGTAGAGTGGACGAGTGCTTGGGAGGGGATTCAGAGGGGGGAAACGGCTGTTACGACGGGGGTGTTGGAGAAGTGGTTGGAGAGGGAGCCGGAGGAGTATGAGACTACTATTACGAAGTTTATCAAGGGTCAGTAA
- a CDS encoding uncharacterized protein (COG:S;~EggNog:ENOG410PTEQ), with protein MSTTTTAASTPTTCAGNGWILPTQDSACGLLNHNNATDIMDKCCTPASVKKTDGDCSLYCLAQEQSVGDLTKCITDNGAGFSDVFCNDKQNATATASVTSTAKRTGSSSSGTSTESGIASSARVSKSGLGVLGVVLGSVILGAL; from the coding sequence ATGTCCACCACAACAACTGCCGCCTCCACACCCACCACCTGCGCCGGCAACGGCTGGATCCTCCCAACCCAAGACTCTGCCTGCGGCCTCCTAAACCACAACAACGCCACCGACATCATGGACAAATGCTGCACGCCTGCCTCCGTCAAGAAAACAGACGGCGACTGCAGCCTCTACTGTCTTGCGCAGGAGCAATCCGTCGGCGACTTGACAAAGTGTATTACCGATAATGGGGCCGGGTTTAGCGATGTGTTCTGTAATGATAAGCAGAATGCGACTGCGACGGCTAGTGTGACGAGTACGGCTAAGAGGACGGGAAGCTCGAGCTCGGGGACGAGTACGGAGAGTGGGATTGCGAGCTCGGCTAGGGTTTCGAAGTCGGGGTTGGGGGTTTTGGGGGTTGTGCTGGGGAGTGTTATCTTGGGTGCTCTCTGA